Proteins encoded by one window of Polaribacter haliotis:
- a CDS encoding GH92 family glycosyl hydrolase: MYNKFYIFFIVIILVSCSQIQKENKVAFNAIQTTNLVDLVNPLMGTDSDFSLSNGNTYPAIATPWAMNFWTPQTAKMGDGWAYKYDDKTIRGIKQTHQPSPWINDYAAFSLMAITGKLKYKEEERASYFSHKAETVKPNHYKVYLADYDVTAEVSPTERAAHFKFTFPEADSSYIMLDAFYKGSMVKILPKERKIIGYCRNNSGGVPDNFYNYFVAEFDKDFEVNHTWKDDWVLMENSTDSEGKHVGAIIGFKTKKGEEVHVKVASSFISHEQAALNLKREIGNDSFENTKEKARTAWEKELGRIKIEDDNIDNIRTFYSCLYRVLLFPRKFYEYDLDNNIVHYSPYNGKVLPGYMFTDNGFWDTFRAVFPFFNLMYPELNSNIMEGLANTYKESGWLPEWASPGHRDCMVGSNSATIIADAFLKGNMKEKDVDVLFEAVLKNATVNEGRPVNSVGRAGVDYYNKLGYVPYNVGINENAARTLEYAFADFTIAEMAEKMGKETVANKYYNQSNNYKNLFDNSTNLMRGKNEDGTFQTPFNPLKWGDAFTEGNSLHYTWSVFHDIQGLISLMGGKENFEAKLDEVFTMPPDFDASYYGFTIHEIREMQIANMGNYAHGNQPIQHMIYLYNYANAPYKAQEKVRDVLTKLYSATPDGYCGDEDNGQTSAWYVFSSLGFYPVTPGVNEYVIGSPLFKKATLKLENGNEFEISASNNSKENVYIESMLLNGANWNHNYLNFKDIQNGGKIEFDMNPTPNKKRGINNDDVPYSYSNKSN; the protein is encoded by the coding sequence ATGTATAACAAATTCTATATATTTTTTATTGTAATTATATTGGTGTCCTGCAGTCAAATACAAAAGGAAAATAAAGTCGCTTTTAATGCGATTCAAACTACTAATTTAGTGGATTTGGTAAATCCTTTAATGGGAACAGATTCCGATTTCAGTTTATCAAATGGAAATACATATCCTGCGATTGCAACTCCTTGGGCAATGAATTTTTGGACGCCACAAACTGCAAAAATGGGCGATGGTTGGGCTTATAAATATGATGATAAAACCATTAGAGGAATCAAACAAACGCATCAACCAAGTCCTTGGATTAACGATTATGCCGCGTTTTCCTTAATGGCAATTACTGGTAAATTAAAATATAAAGAAGAAGAAAGAGCTTCCTATTTTTCACATAAAGCGGAAACTGTAAAACCAAACCATTATAAAGTTTATTTAGCAGATTATGATGTAACTGCCGAAGTTTCACCAACAGAAAGAGCTGCTCATTTTAAGTTCACGTTTCCAGAAGCAGATTCTTCATACATCATGTTAGATGCTTTTTATAAAGGATCTATGGTTAAAATTCTTCCAAAAGAAAGAAAAATAATTGGGTATTGTAGAAATAATAGTGGAGGTGTACCAGATAATTTTTACAATTATTTTGTGGCTGAATTTGATAAAGATTTCGAAGTAAACCATACTTGGAAAGACGATTGGGTTTTAATGGAAAATTCAACAGATAGTGAAGGAAAACATGTTGGAGCAATTATTGGTTTTAAAACGAAGAAAGGAGAAGAAGTACATGTAAAAGTGGCTTCATCATTTATAAGTCACGAGCAAGCAGCTTTAAATTTAAAAAGAGAAATTGGCAACGATTCATTTGAAAATACCAAAGAAAAAGCAAGAACAGCTTGGGAAAAAGAATTAGGCAGAATTAAAATTGAAGATGATAATATAGATAATATAAGAACATTTTATTCTTGTTTATATCGTGTTTTACTATTTCCAAGAAAGTTTTATGAATATGATTTAGATAACAATATAGTGCATTATAGTCCATATAATGGAAAAGTTTTACCAGGTTATATGTTTACAGATAATGGATTTTGGGATACGTTTAGAGCGGTTTTTCCATTTTTCAATTTAATGTATCCAGAATTGAATAGCAACATTATGGAAGGTTTGGCAAATACCTACAAAGAATCAGGTTGGTTGCCAGAATGGGCAAGTCCAGGACATAGAGATTGTATGGTTGGTTCCAATTCTGCAACAATTATTGCAGATGCCTTTTTGAAAGGAAATATGAAAGAAAAAGATGTTGATGTACTGTTTGAAGCTGTTCTTAAAAATGCAACTGTTAATGAGGGAAGACCTGTAAATTCAGTCGGTAGAGCTGGTGTAGATTATTACAATAAATTGGGTTATGTACCTTATAATGTTGGAATTAATGAAAATGCTGCCAGAACTTTAGAATACGCTTTTGCCGATTTTACAATTGCTGAAATGGCAGAAAAAATGGGCAAAGAAACTGTTGCTAATAAATATTATAACCAATCAAATAATTATAAAAATCTTTTCGACAATTCTACCAATTTAATGCGTGGTAAAAATGAAGACGGAACTTTTCAAACACCATTCAATCCTTTAAAATGGGGAGATGCATTTACAGAAGGAAATAGTTTGCATTATACGTGGTCGGTTTTTCATGACATACAAGGTTTGATAAGTTTAATGGGCGGAAAAGAAAATTTTGAAGCCAAATTAGATGAGGTTTTTACAATGCCACCAGATTTTGATGCTTCTTATTACGGTTTTACAATCCATGAAATCCGTGAAATGCAAATTGCAAATATGGGGAATTATGCACATGGAAATCAACCAATACAGCATATGATTTATTTGTATAATTATGCAAATGCTCCATACAAAGCTCAAGAAAAAGTGCGTGATGTTTTAACCAAATTATACAGTGCAACTCCAGATGGTTATTGTGGAGACGAAGATAATGGACAAACATCTGCTTGGTATGTCTTTAGTTCTTTAGGATTTTACCCAGTAACTCCAGGTGTTAACGAATATGTTATAGGAAGTCCATTGTTTAAGAAAGCAACTCTAAAATTAGAAAATGGAAATGAATTTGAGATTTCAGCATCTAATAATTCGAAAGAAAATGTTTACATAGAATCGATGTTATTAAATGGGGCAAATTGGAATCATAATTACCTCAATTTTAAAGATATCCAGAATGGAGGAAAAATAGAGTTTGATATGAATCCCACACCAAATAAGAAACGAGGAATTAATAATGATGATGTTCCTTATTCATATAGTAATAAAAGCAACTAG
- a CDS encoding glycoside hydrolase family 125 protein, whose amino-acid sequence MKRRNFISNTSLLLAGTTLLPQNIFTIQKEFISLRPKLANRKFVSKEVERVITEVKSVIKDKELAWLFENCFPNTLDTTIDFEFIDGKPDTFVITGDIDAMWLRDSTAQVWPYMPLINKDKKLKELIKGLINRQVKCVLLDSYANAFFKDKTRISHWESDVTQMLPGIHERKWEIDSLCYVVRLANEYYQITKDVSIFDSDWDKAIKLIVKTFKTEQRKNNESEYVFSRETTSVIDSPPFDGTGRPAKPNGLICSMFRPSDDSTMYPYLIPSNIFAVLSLRQLHSIYSNVFKDEKFANECKNLADEVDSAIQKYAVTEHLVFGEIYAYEVDGFGNKLFMDDANVPSLMSLAYLGAHKNTDAIYKRTRQFLLSDNNPYFLKGALAEGQASPHTGKNKIWPMGIILRAMTSTDDAEIKKCLKMLKATHAGKGFMHEGFDKDNPDNYSRDWFAWANTLFGELILKIYNENRSLLAVNY is encoded by the coding sequence ATGAAGCGTAGAAATTTTATATCCAATACTTCTTTGTTATTAGCAGGTACAACTTTGTTGCCTCAAAACATCTTCACCATTCAAAAAGAATTTATAAGTCTACGCCCAAAATTAGCAAACAGAAAATTTGTAAGTAAAGAAGTAGAAAGAGTAATTACAGAAGTAAAATCTGTGATAAAAGACAAAGAATTGGCTTGGCTTTTCGAGAACTGTTTTCCAAATACGTTAGATACAACCATAGATTTTGAATTTATAGATGGCAAGCCAGATACATTTGTAATCACAGGAGATATAGATGCCATGTGGTTGCGAGATTCTACAGCACAAGTTTGGCCCTATATGCCATTAATCAACAAAGATAAAAAGTTAAAAGAGCTAATTAAAGGTTTAATAAATAGACAAGTAAAATGTGTGTTGTTAGATTCTTATGCAAATGCTTTTTTCAAAGATAAAACCAGAATTTCTCATTGGGAATCTGACGTTACACAAATGCTTCCAGGAATTCACGAACGTAAATGGGAAATAGATTCTTTATGTTACGTGGTACGTTTGGCGAATGAATATTATCAAATTACAAAAGATGTAAGTATTTTTGATTCTGACTGGGATAAAGCAATAAAATTGATTGTAAAAACATTTAAAACCGAACAACGAAAAAATAACGAATCGGAATATGTATTTAGTAGAGAAACGACTTCTGTAATAGATTCTCCACCTTTCGATGGAACTGGAAGACCAGCAAAACCAAACGGATTAATCTGTTCTATGTTTCGTCCATCAGACGATTCTACAATGTATCCTTATTTAATACCTTCCAATATTTTTGCAGTTTTGTCTTTAAGACAATTACATAGTATTTATAGCAATGTTTTTAAGGATGAAAAGTTTGCAAATGAATGTAAAAATTTGGCAGATGAAGTAGATTCGGCTATTCAAAAATATGCAGTTACAGAACATTTAGTTTTTGGGGAAATATACGCATATGAAGTAGATGGTTTTGGAAATAAATTATTTATGGACGATGCAAATGTGCCATCATTAATGTCTTTGGCTTATTTAGGAGCGCATAAAAATACGGATGCTATTTACAAAAGAACAAGACAGTTTTTATTGAGTGATAATAATCCGTATTTCTTAAAAGGCGCTTTGGCAGAAGGACAAGCGAGCCCACATACAGGCAAAAATAAAATCTGGCCAATGGGTATTATTTTAAGAGCAATGACGAGTACAGACGATGCCGAAATAAAAAAATGCCTTAAAATGTTAAAAGCAACACATGCAGGAAAAGGATTTATGCATGAAGGTTTCGATAAAGATAATCCAGATAATTATTCTAGAGATTGGTTTGCCTGGGCAAATACTTTGTTTGGGGAACTCATTTTAAAAATTTATAACGAGAATAGGAGTTTGTTGGCTGTTAATTATTAG
- a CDS encoding beta-N-acetylhexosaminidase, whose protein sequence is MLDESRYFHGEEFVKMILDEMARLKMNVFHWHLTDDAGWRIEIKKYPKLTEIGSKRKDTEIGSWGSNKTSGESHSGFYTQEQIKNIVSFATERHITIVPEFEMPGHSSAAIAAYTWLGTAGKAIEVPVKFGRHFDNYDVTKPKVVQFIKDVLSEMFALFPSDVIHIGGDEVGYKVWEESPHVQKYMKKNGLKTPADLQISFTNDISKFIKQKGKRMMGWNEIMGANIHKGFEEKQNDKDAETELAKNVIVHFWKGDIDLATKAAEKGYGIVNSLHSNTYLDYSYKSINLEKAYNFNPIPKGLNIKYHENVYGLGCQMWSEWTPKNSDVEYQTFPRIAAYAEVGWTNLENKNFTDFKQRLKKIKQYWDEKNINYAKDID, encoded by the coding sequence ATGTTAGATGAATCGAGATATTTTCATGGAGAAGAATTTGTAAAAATGATACTAGATGAGATGGCACGTCTTAAAATGAATGTTTTTCATTGGCATTTAACAGATGATGCTGGTTGGCGTATAGAAATTAAAAAATACCCAAAATTAACTGAGATAGGATCTAAAAGAAAAGATACAGAAATTGGATCTTGGGGAAGCAATAAAACATCTGGAGAATCACATAGTGGTTTTTATACACAAGAGCAAATTAAAAACATTGTATCTTTTGCTACAGAAAGACACATTACCATTGTTCCAGAATTTGAAATGCCAGGACATTCAAGTGCGGCAATTGCTGCTTATACTTGGTTAGGAACTGCAGGTAAGGCTATTGAAGTTCCTGTTAAATTTGGGCGACATTTTGATAATTATGATGTAACAAAACCGAAAGTTGTTCAGTTTATAAAAGATGTTTTAAGTGAAATGTTTGCATTATTTCCATCAGACGTTATTCATATTGGTGGAGATGAGGTAGGTTATAAAGTTTGGGAAGAATCACCTCACGTACAAAAGTATATGAAAAAGAACGGACTTAAAACCCCAGCCGATTTACAAATTTCATTTACTAACGATATATCAAAATTTATAAAACAAAAAGGAAAAAGAATGATGGGGTGGAACGAAATAATGGGAGCCAACATTCATAAAGGTTTTGAAGAAAAACAAAACGATAAAGATGCTGAAACAGAATTAGCCAAAAACGTTATTGTTCATTTTTGGAAAGGCGATATAGATTTAGCAACAAAAGCAGCGGAAAAAGGTTATGGTATTGTTAATTCTTTACATAGTAACACCTATTTAGATTATAGTTATAAAAGTATTAATTTGGAAAAGGCTTATAATTTTAATCCGATTCCAAAAGGTTTAAATATAAAATATCACGAAAATGTTTATGGTTTAGGTTGCCAAATGTGGAGTGAATGGACTCCTAAAAATAGCGATGTCGAGTATCAAACATTTCCAAGAATAGCTGCTTATGCAGAAGTGGGTTGGACCAATTTGGAAAATAAAAATTTTACAGATTTTAAACAAAGGTTAAAAAAAATTAAGCAATATTGGGATGAGAAAAATATTAATTATGCTAAAGACATAGATTAA
- a CDS encoding alpha-L-fucosidase encodes MKKSIIVLFVCCFVSSLSIAQKKELSKEKRLEWFKDAKLGIFIHWGIYSVNGIDESWSFHNNYLSYEDYMKQLDGFTAKKYDPELWAKLIKESGAKYTVITAKHHDGVALWDSKYSDLNVVDKTPAKKDVLTPFVNAVRKENLKLGIYYSLLDWSNPDYPNFTRKEKRYLEDAKKWKTFTKFNFGQIEELTNYNPDLYWFDGDWEQSAEKWKAKEIRELLLDKTPTTIINSRLQGYGDYATPEQGVPITKPDNPYWELCLTMNNSWGFQPNDTNYKTSNQLIRILVDCISMGGNLLLDIGPKPDGTIPEEQVAILKDLGRWTKKHESAIYGTRAGIPFGHFNGYTALSKDSTMLYLYVDNKPNGPLLIKGLKNKVSRAWVVGNGTKLKTKVVGKQYWSHVPGLLYIDLPEHVQDKDVTVIAVLLDGKVDLYREKGQVIESN; translated from the coding sequence ATGAAAAAAAGTATAATAGTACTATTTGTTTGTTGTTTCGTAAGCAGTTTAAGTATTGCTCAAAAAAAGGAATTAAGTAAAGAAAAACGTTTGGAATGGTTTAAAGATGCCAAGTTGGGTATTTTTATTCATTGGGGAATTTATAGCGTTAACGGAATCGACGAATCTTGGTCTTTTCATAATAATTATCTTTCGTATGAAGATTATATGAAACAGTTAGATGGTTTTACTGCAAAAAAATACGATCCAGAATTATGGGCGAAATTAATTAAAGAAAGTGGTGCAAAATATACTGTAATTACAGCAAAACATCATGATGGAGTTGCATTATGGGATTCAAAATATAGTGACTTAAATGTTGTAGATAAAACTCCAGCAAAAAAAGATGTGCTTACGCCATTTGTAAACGCAGTGCGTAAAGAAAATTTAAAATTAGGTATTTATTATTCTTTATTAGATTGGTCTAATCCAGATTATCCGAATTTCACAAGAAAAGAAAAACGTTATTTAGAAGACGCAAAAAAATGGAAAACTTTTACGAAGTTTAACTTCGGACAAATAGAAGAATTAACAAACTATAATCCAGATTTATATTGGTTTGATGGCGATTGGGAACAATCTGCAGAAAAATGGAAAGCCAAAGAAATTCGTGAGCTATTATTGGATAAAACACCAACAACAATTATCAATTCTCGATTGCAAGGTTATGGAGATTATGCAACGCCAGAGCAAGGAGTGCCAATTACAAAACCAGACAATCCTTATTGGGAATTATGTTTAACAATGAATAATTCTTGGGGGTTTCAACCCAATGATACAAATTATAAAACTTCAAATCAGTTGATTCGTATTTTGGTAGATTGTATAAGTATGGGTGGAAATTTATTGTTAGATATTGGGCCAAAACCAGATGGAACCATTCCAGAAGAACAAGTAGCTATTTTAAAAGATTTAGGAAGATGGACTAAAAAACACGAATCTGCCATTTACGGAACGAGAGCAGGAATTCCTTTTGGGCATTTTAATGGTTATACAGCCTTATCTAAAGACAGTACAATGTTATATTTATATGTTGATAATAAACCAAATGGTCCTTTATTAATTAAGGGTTTAAAAAATAAAGTAAGTAGAGCTTGGGTTGTTGGAAATGGAACTAAATTAAAAACAAAAGTTGTTGGAAAGCAATATTGGAGCCATGTTCCAGGATTGTTATATATCGATTTACCTGAGCATGTACAAGATAAAGATGTAACAGTAATTGCAGTTTTATTAGATGGAAAAGTAGATTTATATAGAGAAAAAGGTCAAGTTATTGAAAGCAACTAA
- a CDS encoding alpha-L-fucosidase, which translates to MKKSKQRALKLIIALVLMQNGLMAQAIYEDERYVPETDPVVLEKLDQWQDKKFGLLMHWGTYSQWGIVESWSLCPEDYGWCERKKGENPKNYFEYKKEYEGLKKTFNPVKFDPEKWAKAAKYAGMKYMVFTTKHHDGFSMFDSKYTDYKVTDPECAFSTNPKANIAKEVFSAFRNEDMWIGAYFSKPDWNTDSYWDPYFPPHDRNVNYNPAVYPEKWQKFVDFTHNQILELMTDYGKVDILWLDGGWVAKVPKDEIKNAYDAKFLENKSGNGFIKHRVVDQDIKMDELVAKARKKQPGLIVVDRAVHGKNQNYLTPENRIPEKTLPYPWESCIISGGGWSYTPDAKYMSGRKGIHTLVDVVAKGGNLLLNVAPSPEGEWQQGAYDLLQEFGDWMDVNSAAIYETKPIEPFKENNICMTQNKKENVFLFYLAEEGEDKMPSEIIVKSINPKKGTKISMLGSNKRLKWVKQNEGFKIMIPRSLRKNPTSKYAWTFKIEEINR; encoded by the coding sequence ATGAAAAAAAGTAAACAAAGAGCTCTAAAATTAATTATAGCACTCGTTTTAATGCAAAATGGTTTAATGGCTCAGGCTATTTATGAAGATGAGCGATATGTTCCAGAAACAGACCCAGTTGTTTTAGAAAAATTAGATCAATGGCAAGATAAAAAGTTCGGTTTATTAATGCATTGGGGTACATATAGCCAATGGGGAATTGTAGAGTCTTGGTCTCTTTGCCCTGAAGATTATGGTTGGTGTGAGAGAAAGAAAGGAGAAAATCCTAAAAATTATTTCGAATATAAAAAAGAATATGAAGGCTTGAAAAAAACCTTCAATCCAGTAAAGTTTGATCCAGAAAAATGGGCAAAAGCGGCAAAATATGCAGGAATGAAATACATGGTTTTTACTACAAAACATCATGATGGATTTTCGATGTTCGATTCGAAATATACAGATTATAAAGTAACGGATCCAGAATGTGCTTTTAGTACAAATCCAAAAGCAAACATTGCAAAAGAAGTTTTTAGTGCTTTTAGAAACGAAGATATGTGGATTGGTGCGTATTTCTCTAAACCAGATTGGAATACCGACAGTTATTGGGATCCTTATTTTCCTCCTCATGATAGAAACGTAAACTATAATCCTGCTGTATATCCAGAAAAATGGCAAAAATTTGTTGACTTTACACACAATCAAATTTTAGAGTTGATGACTGATTATGGAAAAGTAGATATTTTATGGTTAGATGGTGGTTGGGTTGCTAAAGTGCCAAAAGATGAAATTAAAAATGCGTATGATGCTAAGTTTCTAGAAAATAAATCTGGAAACGGATTTATTAAACATCGTGTTGTAGACCAGGATATTAAAATGGACGAATTGGTGGCAAAAGCTAGAAAAAAGCAACCAGGTTTAATTGTTGTAGATAGAGCTGTTCATGGGAAAAATCAAAATTATTTAACACCAGAAAACAGAATTCCAGAAAAAACATTGCCTTACCCTTGGGAATCTTGTATTATTTCTGGTGGTGGATGGTCTTATACACCAGATGCAAAATATATGAGTGGTAGAAAAGGAATTCACACACTTGTAGATGTTGTTGCAAAAGGTGGTAATTTATTATTGAATGTGGCACCAAGTCCAGAAGGAGAATGGCAACAAGGAGCATACGATTTATTGCAAGAATTTGGAGATTGGATGGATGTAAACAGTGCTGCAATTTACGAAACAAAACCAATTGAGCCTTTCAAAGAGAACAATATTTGCATGACTCAAAACAAAAAAGAAAATGTGTTTTTGTTTTATTTAGCGGAAGAAGGAGAAGATAAAATGCCATCAGAAATTATAGTTAAATCTATCAATCCTAAAAAAGGAACTAAAATTAGCATGTTAGGTTCTAATAAAAGATTGAAATGGGTAAAACAAAACGAAGGATTCAAAATTATGATTCCAAGGTCTTTGAGAAAAAATCCAACATCAAAATATGCTTGGACATTTAAAATTGAAGAAATAAATCGATAG
- a CDS encoding GH92 family glycosyl hydrolase, with the protein MVNKSYAQQPVDYVNPFIGTSNYGATNPGAIAPRGMVSVSPFNVAGAPNLPHEKDSRWLSNPYVHENTFLTGFSHVNLSGVGCPDLGIILTMPTTGKLETDYLKYGSTYSNEVSKAGYYSNTIDKYNVKVETTASTRTGISKYHFPAGQSNILINLGVGLTNEEGGMLKIVSDTEVEGIRNVGSFCYYKPEEAYPVYFVAKFSKPADETGVWKKPKKYNGLEGQWMGYNGKTRLYKNYRREVLGDSIGSYFTYNFKKPTTVEVKIGVSYISIENARENLEKETQNLSFDEINKNTNSQWNKLLSKIEVEGGTKDDKTIFYTALYHTLIHPNTLNDYNGEYPSMAKRETKTTQGTRFTVFSLWDTYRSLHSLMSLIYPKQQSDMVKSMLNIYDESGWLPKWELNATETTTMVGDPAGIILADTYLRGIKDFDIEKAYEAMRKSAIQLENNPLRPGIKDYLEKGYLTTTTTKSGSVSTTQEYNITDFAIAQLAKELGKTEDYKEFTKRSTSYRDLFDREFNLLRPKNHDGSWFAPFNPNTGANFEKNLGFIEGNSWQYTFMVSHDVKALMKLMGGKKPFVNQLDKVFDNKQYDMANEPDIIYPYLYNYVKGYEWKTQDRVSSLIKEYFTNKPAGLPGNDDTGTMSAWLIYSMMGIYPSSPAEPLYAITSPVFDKVTIHLDSRYYKNNTLVITSNASENENNKKHIKSIYMNGRRHRSYFISHDKLVKGNTLKIILK; encoded by the coding sequence ATGGTGAATAAAAGTTACGCTCAGCAACCAGTAGATTACGTCAACCCGTTTATTGGAACTTCCAATTATGGCGCAACAAATCCTGGAGCCATTGCACCAAGAGGCATGGTTAGTGTGTCTCCTTTTAATGTTGCTGGTGCTCCAAATTTACCACATGAAAAAGATAGCAGATGGCTTTCGAACCCTTATGTTCACGAGAATACTTTTTTAACAGGATTTTCTCATGTGAATTTAAGTGGTGTTGGTTGTCCAGATTTAGGCATTATTTTAACGATGCCAACCACAGGAAAACTGGAAACAGATTATTTAAAATATGGATCAACATATTCAAACGAAGTTTCTAAAGCAGGTTATTACAGCAATACAATTGATAAATACAATGTAAAAGTTGAAACAACAGCTTCTACAAGAACTGGGATTTCTAAATATCATTTTCCAGCAGGCCAATCGAATATATTAATCAATTTGGGTGTGGGTTTAACTAATGAAGAAGGAGGAATGCTAAAAATTGTTTCAGATACAGAAGTTGAAGGCATTCGAAATGTAGGTTCTTTTTGTTATTATAAACCAGAAGAAGCATATCCAGTTTATTTTGTAGCGAAGTTTAGCAAACCTGCAGATGAAACTGGAGTTTGGAAAAAACCAAAAAAATACAATGGTTTGGAAGGCCAGTGGATGGGCTATAATGGAAAAACACGTTTGTATAAAAACTACAGAAGAGAAGTTCTTGGAGACAGTATTGGAAGTTATTTCACCTATAATTTCAAAAAACCGACAACTGTAGAGGTTAAAATTGGTGTGTCTTACATTAGTATTGAAAATGCCAGAGAAAACTTAGAAAAGGAAACTCAGAATTTGTCTTTCGATGAAATTAATAAAAACACAAATTCTCAATGGAACAAATTGTTATCAAAAATTGAAGTAGAAGGAGGAACCAAAGACGATAAAACTATTTTTTACACAGCTTTGTATCATACTTTAATTCACCCAAATACTTTAAACGATTACAATGGAGAATACCCAAGTATGGCAAAAAGGGAAACAAAAACCACCCAAGGCACACGATTTACGGTGTTTTCTCTTTGGGATACCTATAGAAGTTTACATTCTTTAATGTCTTTAATTTATCCGAAACAACAGTCGGATATGGTAAAAAGCATGCTAAATATTTATGACGAAAGTGGTTGGTTGCCAAAATGGGAATTAAACGCCACAGAAACCACAACTATGGTTGGAGATCCAGCAGGAATTATTTTAGCGGACACTTATTTACGCGGAATTAAAGATTTCGATATTGAAAAAGCATACGAAGCCATGCGAAAAAGTGCGATTCAATTAGAAAATAATCCTCTTCGTCCAGGAATTAAAGATTATTTAGAAAAAGGATATTTAACGACAACAACGACTAAAAGTGGTTCGGTTTCAACAACCCAAGAATATAATATTACTGATTTTGCAATTGCGCAGTTAGCCAAAGAATTAGGTAAAACAGAAGATTATAAGGAGTTTACAAAACGTTCTACATCTTACAGAGATTTATTTGATAGGGAGTTTAATTTATTAAGACCTAAAAATCATGACGGTTCTTGGTTTGCGCCATTCAACCCAAATACTGGAGCAAATTTTGAAAAGAATTTAGGATTTATTGAAGGGAATTCTTGGCAATATACTTTTATGGTTTCACACGATGTAAAAGCATTAATGAAACTTATGGGAGGTAAAAAACCATTTGTAAATCAATTAGATAAAGTTTTCGATAATAAACAATATGATATGGCGAATGAGCCAGATATCATTTATCCGTATTTATATAATTATGTCAAAGGATACGAATGGAAAACACAAGACCGAGTTTCATCATTAATTAAAGAATATTTTACGAACAAACCAGCTGGTTTGCCTGGAAATGACGATACAGGAACGATGTCTGCTTGGTTAATTTATAGTATGATGGGTATTTACCCAAGTTCGCCAGCAGAACCATTGTATGCGATTACGAGTCCTGTTTTCGATAAAGTAACCATTCATTTAGATAGCCGTTATTACAAGAATAATACGTTGGTAATTACTTCCAATGCTTCAGAAAATGAAAATAATAAGAAGCATATAAAAAGTATTTATATGAATGGAAGAAGACATAGAAGTTACTTTATTTCTCATGATAAATTAGTGAAAGGAAATACTTTAAAAATTATATTAAAATAA